From a single Nothobranchius furzeri strain GRZ-AD chromosome 7, NfurGRZ-RIMD1, whole genome shotgun sequence genomic region:
- the LOC139070661 gene encoding P2X purinoceptor 7-like: MLRCQQVGVTSCITKHPGFEAVALDPYVLQAVYGTFLQLYGEMQETTLNSCYRHLAYRNVVRWCWGYLGQHIRVVIPSCAVSRIRQEFPEDGAYKGFLPPLN; the protein is encoded by the exons ATGCTCAGGTGTCAGCAGGTGGGTGTAACCTCCTGCATAACTAAGCATCCTGGTTTTGAGGCTGTTGCTCTGGATCCCTACGTGTTGCAGGCAGTTTATGGCACCTTTCTGCAACTCTATGGGGAGATGCAGGAGACTACGCTCAACAG CTGTTACAGACATCTGGCATACCGgaatgtggtcaggtggtgttggggTTACCTGGGACAGCACATTCGTGTTGTGATCCCGTCATGCGCTGTCTCCAGAATAAGGCAGGAGTTCCCAGAAGACGGTGCATACAAAGGATTCCTCCCTCCTCTgaactaa